A portion of the Sebastes fasciatus isolate fSebFas1 chromosome 2, fSebFas1.pri, whole genome shotgun sequence genome contains these proteins:
- the nfat5b gene encoding nuclear factor of activated T-cells 5 isoform X1, with the protein MPSDFISLFSGDLDLNAPRSLYSKESAYDLLPRELQLPSSTQQSPKVMSQKSGGEAGPPPSAALASDAMSSSMTMEGPRSAFPTSSSPTMHSSASASDQNPVHSGGNVDPEDARSSRAVPEVVGAEGGNGNGSRGSTEQGGGRGVTSQEAQPHHQMTPSKRRTVLNISPPPQDLFDESLMSCQDETSLDSEQSSSIWMEDSLSNFSVMSTSSYNDNTEVPRKSRKRTPRQRPGPKSVPGGGASMDVFDADSAKGPHFVLSQLGPDSKTGPKGSSDDPQRTYQKGGALSIQYPQKSEGKEVKILVQPETQHRARYLTEGSRGSVKDRTQQGFPTVKLEGLNEPVVLQVFVGNDAGRVKPHGFYQACRVTGRNTTACKEVDIDGTTVIEVSLDPSTNMTLAVDCVGILKLRNADVEARIGVAGSKKKSTRARLVFRVNIPRPDGSVLILQTPSSPILCTQPAGVPEILKKSLHSCSVRGGEEVFIIGKNFLKDTKVIFQENISDENSWKAEAEIDMELFHQNHVIVKVPPYQNQAITSSVSVGIYVVTNAGRSHDVQPFTYTPDSAKNDVPVKKEAPSPVKTCSFDEQIKVLDGALLPSLLPLVKREDVTPMEVTSNLQSSGVFKSGDLCPAQQSPDMTTCHLNKNRPFSNNLSQPAGDPDKGQAPVFPKAEPLSTIQKQDIAATSSFSVPADSLLQQGSQQFLLDSREGLGQERPGSGSGAVGRLCGEPAPQQQQLPLFPPDEVAQLEEAVRQLKAKGFCNLPLQPDNSMTKQQQQQHIQHQQQIQKQQIQQQQQQQQQQQIQQQQLQQQQALENLQQQLFQQSQIQMQCGMFQDAAQAKSAEQQGSSQGVVSNQGTLFQQAQQQQQQQQQQAVLFQQASDLLSIQTNFLQQTPSHPSPPMFHNPSSLAETQDPQGGLFQKASQEQVLFQNTMTVLQSSEQQPSAPGLFLPQTSLPSQLTTSSAQQQQQQQQQQQQLAFLNALQTPAPEPQSVFQAQTQLPPIQQRSPMEQQQPSQPQPHTQPAQQASLFQNISPHSSANTLSPVQQQQQAGLLFCNNPLSSPDQASGLLFSSQGQMPPLTSSSLVSQEPQNPTLLFSQASVVTVNQQDRSEPMALGNPADPRQQVMFQEQQPMQLGGSSNNRQEQPVGLFMPQSNMASLQGGLAAQELAQSAMFASQNGVANLQTTTSSPVQQPGTLFQTAVSGSINQPSQPQQPGLFLFGIQNECGQLMNTPGNTLSDQLIAISQSGQNQRESDAHIQSLLSQSMSQSGPVQNSMGSQNMEKIDDLLVSLQESGSNLTRSY; encoded by the exons ATGCCATGTCCTCCTCTATGACCATGGAAGGCCCCCGCAGTGCTTTTCCCACCTCTTCCAGCCCCACCATGCATTCCAGTGCTTCAGCAAGTGACCAGAACCCAGTTCACAGCGGTGGCAATGTCGACCCAGAGGACGCCAGGAGCAGCAGAGCGGTTCCAGAGGTTGTCGGAGCAGAAGGTGGGAATGGTAACGGCAGCAGGGGCAGCACTGAgcaaggaggaggaagaggcgtAACATCCCAGGAGGCTCAACCACATCACCAGATGACGCCGTCTAAGCGCCGCACCGTACTGAACATCTCTCCACCTCCGCAAGACCTGTTTGATGAAAGCCTGATGTCCTGCCAGGATGAAACGTCCCTGGACTCGGAGCAGAGTAGCAGCATCTGGATGGAAGACTCTCTCTCCAACTTCAGCGTCATGAGCACCTCCTCCTACAATGACAACACAGAGGTGCCACGAAAGTCCCGCAAACGCACTCCTCGGCAGAGGCCCGGTCCTAAGTCTGTGCCTGGAGGGGGAGCCAGCATGGACGTGTTTGATGCAGACAGTGCCAAAGGTCCACACTTTGTCCTGTCACAGCTCGGCCCTGACAGCAAGACTGGACCAAAAGGAAG CTCTGATGATCCTCAGAGGACTTACCAGAAAGGAGGAGCTCTTTCGATACAATACCCACAGAAGAGCGAAGGGAAGGAGGTGAAGATCCTCGTCCAGCCGGAGACTCAGCACCGAGCCCGCTATCTGACTGAAGGCAGCAGAGGGTCAGTGAAGGACCGCACTCAGCAGGGCTTCCCTACTGTAAAG CTGGAGGGACTGAATGAGCCAGTGGTTTTGCAGGTGTTTGTTGGCAACGACGCCGGGCGTGTTAAGCCTCACGGATTTTACCAAGCTTGCAGGGTGACCGGCCGCAACACCACAGCCTGCAAAGAGGTGGACATTGATGGGACAACTGTCATTGAGGTGTCCCTTGATCCAAGCACCAACATGACACTAGC GGTGGACTGTGTTGGGATCTTGAAGCTCCGTAATGCTGACGTCGAGGCTCGCATCGGCGTGGCTGGGTCGAAGAAGAAGAGCACACGCGCTCGGCTGGTGTTTCGGGTCAACATCCCCCGTCCGGATGGATCAGTGCTCATTCTACAGACTCCCTCATCTCCAATTCTGTGTA CTCAGCCTGCAGGAGTGCCTGAAATCCTGAAGAAGTCACTACACAGCTGTTCAGTGAGAGGTGGAGAAGAGGTCTTTATCATTGGCAAAAACTTTCTTAAAGACACCAAAGTCATATTTCAGGAGAACATCTCTG ATGAGAACTCGTGGAAAGCAGAGGCTGAAATTGACATGGAGCTGTTTCACCAG AATCACGTGATAGTGAAGGTTCCTCCGTACCAGAACCAAGCCATCACCTCTTCAGTGTCCGTGGGAATCTATGTGGTGACGAATGCTGGGAGATCCCATGACGTTCAGCCTTTTACCTACACTCCAGATTCAG CAAAAAATGATGTCCCTGTGAAGAAAGAGGCACCCTCTCCAGTGAAGACTTGTTCATTTGATGAACAAATTAAAg TTCTAGACGGTGCCTTGTTGCCTTCGTTGTTGCCTTTAGTGAAGAGAGAAGATGTCACTCCGATGGAAGTCACCAGCAACCTCCAATCTTCTGGTGTATTTAAG AGTGGTGACCTGTGTCCAGCCCAGCAGAGCCCAGACATGACTACATGCcatctaaataaaaacagaccatTCTCCAACAACCTGTCTCAGCCTGCAGGCGACCCCGACAAAGGCCAGGCTCCTGTTTTTCCCAAAGCAGAGCCCTTAAGCACTATCCAGAAGCAGGACATAGCGGCCACCAGCTCCTTCTCTGTACCCGCCGACTCTCTGCTCCAGCAGGGATCACAGCAGTTCCTCCTGGATTCCAGAGAGGGCCTCGGACAAGAGAGGCCCGGCAGCGGCTCTGGAGCTGTGGGGAGGCTTTGTGGAGAACCAGCGCCTCAACAGCAGCAACTTCCACTGTTCCCCCCAGACGAAGTAGCCCAGCTGGAGGAGGCTGTGAGGCAACTTAAAGCCAAAGGGTTCTGTAACTTACCGCTTCAGCCTGACAACTCGATgaccaaacagcagcagcagcaacacatcCAGCACCAGCAACAGATCCAAAAACAGCAaattcagcagcagcaacagcagcaacagcagcaacaaatcCAGCAACAACAGCTTCAACAGCAGCAGGCTTTAGAGAatttacagcagcagctgtTTCAGCAGTCACAGATTCAGATGCAGTGTGGCATGTTTCAGGATGCCGCCCAGGCCAAGAGTGCGGAGCAGCAGGGCTCATCACAAGGAGTGGTGTCAAACCAGGGGACTCTTTTCCAACAGGcccaacagcagcaacagcagcagcagcaacaagcaGTTCTCTTTCAACAGGCGAGTGACCTGCTCTCTATTCAGACCAACTTCCTCCAGCAGACACCCTCACACCCTTCACCACCCATGTTTCACAATCCCAGTTCTTTGGCAGAAACGCAAGATCCACAGGGGGGGTTGTTTCAGAAAGCCTCTcaggagcaggtcctcttccaAAACACCATGACAGTACTACAGTCTTCAGAACAACAGCCCTCAGCCCCGGgactcttcctccctcagacaTCCCTGCCCTCTCAGCTCACAACCAGCAGTgctcaacagcagcagcaacaacaacagcagcagcaacagctggCCTTCCTCAATGCTTTACAAACACCTGCCCCTGAACCACAATCAGTATTTCAGGCTCAGACCCAGCTCCCCCCCATCCAACAGAGAAGCCccatggagcagcagcagccctcgCAGCCTCAGCCCCACACACAGCCAGCCCAGCAGGCATCCCTGTTTCAGAACATCTCCCCACATTCATCTGCAAACACACTCTCTCcggtccagcagcagcagcaggctggccTACTGTTCTGCAACAACCCCCTGTCCAGTCCGGATCAGGCCTCCGGCCTCCTGTTCAGCAGCCAGGGCCAGATGCCGCCGCTGACCAGCAGCAGTCTAGTTTCCCAAGAGCCCCAAAACCCCACTCTGCTCTTTTCCCAAGCCAGCGTGGTGACAGTAAACCAGCAGGATCGCTCTGAGCCCATGGCCTTAGGGAACCCCGCCGATCCACGGCAGCAAGTCATGTTTCAGGAGCAACAGCCGATGCAGCTGGGCGGCAGCTCAAACAACCGGCAGGAGCAGCCCGTGGGCCTCTTCATGCCTCAGTCTAACATGGCCTCTCTGCAGGGGGGGCTGGCCGCTCAGGAGCTCGCACAGTCAGCCATGTTTGCGTCACAGAACGGCGTGGCAAACCTCCAGACGACCACCTCCTCCCCTGTTCAACAGCCAGGGACTCTGTTTCAGACCGCTGTCAGTGGGAGCATCAATCAGCCCAGCCAGCCTCAACAACCTGGCCTCTTCCTGTTTGGTATTCAGAACG AATGTGGCCAGCTGATGAACACTCCTGGAAACACGCTGTCGGATCAGCTTATAGCCATCAGCCAGTCTGGTCAGAACCAAAGAGAGAGTGACGCACACATCCAGTCTCTGCTCAGCCAGTCCATGTCCCAGTCTGGGCCTGTGCAGAACAGCATGGGCTCTCAGAACATGGAGAAGATTGATGACCTGCTGGTCAGCCTGCAGGAGTCGGGCAGCAACTTAACGCGTTCATACTAA
- the nfat5b gene encoding nuclear factor of activated T-cells 5 isoform X3, whose product MSQKSGGEAGPPPSAALASDAMSSSMTMEGPRSAFPTSSSPTMHSSASASDQNPVHSGGNVDPEDARSSRAVPEVVGAEGGNGNGSRGSTEQGGGRGVTSQEAQPHHQMTPSKRRTVLNISPPPQDLFDESLMSCQDETSLDSEQSSSIWMEDSLSNFSVMSTSSYNDNTEVPRKSRKRTPRQRPGPKSVPGGGASMDVFDADSAKGPHFVLSQLGPDSKTGPKGSSDDPQRTYQKGGALSIQYPQKSEGKEVKILVQPETQHRARYLTEGSRGSVKDRTQQGFPTVKLEGLNEPVVLQVFVGNDAGRVKPHGFYQACRVTGRNTTACKEVDIDGTTVIEVSLDPSTNMTLAVDCVGILKLRNADVEARIGVAGSKKKSTRARLVFRVNIPRPDGSVLILQTPSSPILCTQPAGVPEILKKSLHSCSVRGGEEVFIIGKNFLKDTKVIFQENISDENSWKAEAEIDMELFHQNHVIVKVPPYQNQAITSSVSVGIYVVTNAGRSHDVQPFTYTPDSAKNDVPVKKEAPSPVKTCSFDEQIKVLDGALLPSLLPLVKREDVTPMEVTSNLQSSGVFKSGDLCPAQQSPDMTTCHLNKNRPFSNNLSQPAGDPDKGQAPVFPKAEPLSTIQKQDIAATSSFSVPADSLLQQGSQQFLLDSREGLGQERPGSGSGAVGRLCGEPAPQQQQLPLFPPDEVAQLEEAVRQLKAKGFCNLPLQPDNSMTKQQQQQHIQHQQQIQKQQIQQQQQQQQQQQIQQQQLQQQQALENLQQQLFQQSQIQMQCGMFQDAAQAKSAEQQGSSQGVVSNQGTLFQQAQQQQQQQQQQAVLFQQASDLLSIQTNFLQQTPSHPSPPMFHNPSSLAETQDPQGGLFQKASQEQVLFQNTMTVLQSSEQQPSAPGLFLPQTSLPSQLTTSSAQQQQQQQQQQQQLAFLNALQTPAPEPQSVFQAQTQLPPIQQRSPMEQQQPSQPQPHTQPAQQASLFQNISPHSSANTLSPVQQQQQAGLLFCNNPLSSPDQASGLLFSSQGQMPPLTSSSLVSQEPQNPTLLFSQASVVTVNQQDRSEPMALGNPADPRQQVMFQEQQPMQLGGSSNNRQEQPVGLFMPQSNMASLQGGLAAQELAQSAMFASQNGVANLQTTTSSPVQQPGTLFQTAVSGSINQPSQPQQPGLFLFGIQNECGQLMNTPGNTLSDQLIAISQSGQNQRESDAHIQSLLSQSMSQSGPVQNSMGSQNMEKIDDLLVSLQESGSNLTRSY is encoded by the exons ATGCCATGTCCTCCTCTATGACCATGGAAGGCCCCCGCAGTGCTTTTCCCACCTCTTCCAGCCCCACCATGCATTCCAGTGCTTCAGCAAGTGACCAGAACCCAGTTCACAGCGGTGGCAATGTCGACCCAGAGGACGCCAGGAGCAGCAGAGCGGTTCCAGAGGTTGTCGGAGCAGAAGGTGGGAATGGTAACGGCAGCAGGGGCAGCACTGAgcaaggaggaggaagaggcgtAACATCCCAGGAGGCTCAACCACATCACCAGATGACGCCGTCTAAGCGCCGCACCGTACTGAACATCTCTCCACCTCCGCAAGACCTGTTTGATGAAAGCCTGATGTCCTGCCAGGATGAAACGTCCCTGGACTCGGAGCAGAGTAGCAGCATCTGGATGGAAGACTCTCTCTCCAACTTCAGCGTCATGAGCACCTCCTCCTACAATGACAACACAGAGGTGCCACGAAAGTCCCGCAAACGCACTCCTCGGCAGAGGCCCGGTCCTAAGTCTGTGCCTGGAGGGGGAGCCAGCATGGACGTGTTTGATGCAGACAGTGCCAAAGGTCCACACTTTGTCCTGTCACAGCTCGGCCCTGACAGCAAGACTGGACCAAAAGGAAG CTCTGATGATCCTCAGAGGACTTACCAGAAAGGAGGAGCTCTTTCGATACAATACCCACAGAAGAGCGAAGGGAAGGAGGTGAAGATCCTCGTCCAGCCGGAGACTCAGCACCGAGCCCGCTATCTGACTGAAGGCAGCAGAGGGTCAGTGAAGGACCGCACTCAGCAGGGCTTCCCTACTGTAAAG CTGGAGGGACTGAATGAGCCAGTGGTTTTGCAGGTGTTTGTTGGCAACGACGCCGGGCGTGTTAAGCCTCACGGATTTTACCAAGCTTGCAGGGTGACCGGCCGCAACACCACAGCCTGCAAAGAGGTGGACATTGATGGGACAACTGTCATTGAGGTGTCCCTTGATCCAAGCACCAACATGACACTAGC GGTGGACTGTGTTGGGATCTTGAAGCTCCGTAATGCTGACGTCGAGGCTCGCATCGGCGTGGCTGGGTCGAAGAAGAAGAGCACACGCGCTCGGCTGGTGTTTCGGGTCAACATCCCCCGTCCGGATGGATCAGTGCTCATTCTACAGACTCCCTCATCTCCAATTCTGTGTA CTCAGCCTGCAGGAGTGCCTGAAATCCTGAAGAAGTCACTACACAGCTGTTCAGTGAGAGGTGGAGAAGAGGTCTTTATCATTGGCAAAAACTTTCTTAAAGACACCAAAGTCATATTTCAGGAGAACATCTCTG ATGAGAACTCGTGGAAAGCAGAGGCTGAAATTGACATGGAGCTGTTTCACCAG AATCACGTGATAGTGAAGGTTCCTCCGTACCAGAACCAAGCCATCACCTCTTCAGTGTCCGTGGGAATCTATGTGGTGACGAATGCTGGGAGATCCCATGACGTTCAGCCTTTTACCTACACTCCAGATTCAG CAAAAAATGATGTCCCTGTGAAGAAAGAGGCACCCTCTCCAGTGAAGACTTGTTCATTTGATGAACAAATTAAAg TTCTAGACGGTGCCTTGTTGCCTTCGTTGTTGCCTTTAGTGAAGAGAGAAGATGTCACTCCGATGGAAGTCACCAGCAACCTCCAATCTTCTGGTGTATTTAAG AGTGGTGACCTGTGTCCAGCCCAGCAGAGCCCAGACATGACTACATGCcatctaaataaaaacagaccatTCTCCAACAACCTGTCTCAGCCTGCAGGCGACCCCGACAAAGGCCAGGCTCCTGTTTTTCCCAAAGCAGAGCCCTTAAGCACTATCCAGAAGCAGGACATAGCGGCCACCAGCTCCTTCTCTGTACCCGCCGACTCTCTGCTCCAGCAGGGATCACAGCAGTTCCTCCTGGATTCCAGAGAGGGCCTCGGACAAGAGAGGCCCGGCAGCGGCTCTGGAGCTGTGGGGAGGCTTTGTGGAGAACCAGCGCCTCAACAGCAGCAACTTCCACTGTTCCCCCCAGACGAAGTAGCCCAGCTGGAGGAGGCTGTGAGGCAACTTAAAGCCAAAGGGTTCTGTAACTTACCGCTTCAGCCTGACAACTCGATgaccaaacagcagcagcagcaacacatcCAGCACCAGCAACAGATCCAAAAACAGCAaattcagcagcagcaacagcagcaacagcagcaacaaatcCAGCAACAACAGCTTCAACAGCAGCAGGCTTTAGAGAatttacagcagcagctgtTTCAGCAGTCACAGATTCAGATGCAGTGTGGCATGTTTCAGGATGCCGCCCAGGCCAAGAGTGCGGAGCAGCAGGGCTCATCACAAGGAGTGGTGTCAAACCAGGGGACTCTTTTCCAACAGGcccaacagcagcaacagcagcagcagcaacaagcaGTTCTCTTTCAACAGGCGAGTGACCTGCTCTCTATTCAGACCAACTTCCTCCAGCAGACACCCTCACACCCTTCACCACCCATGTTTCACAATCCCAGTTCTTTGGCAGAAACGCAAGATCCACAGGGGGGGTTGTTTCAGAAAGCCTCTcaggagcaggtcctcttccaAAACACCATGACAGTACTACAGTCTTCAGAACAACAGCCCTCAGCCCCGGgactcttcctccctcagacaTCCCTGCCCTCTCAGCTCACAACCAGCAGTgctcaacagcagcagcaacaacaacagcagcagcaacagctggCCTTCCTCAATGCTTTACAAACACCTGCCCCTGAACCACAATCAGTATTTCAGGCTCAGACCCAGCTCCCCCCCATCCAACAGAGAAGCCccatggagcagcagcagccctcgCAGCCTCAGCCCCACACACAGCCAGCCCAGCAGGCATCCCTGTTTCAGAACATCTCCCCACATTCATCTGCAAACACACTCTCTCcggtccagcagcagcagcaggctggccTACTGTTCTGCAACAACCCCCTGTCCAGTCCGGATCAGGCCTCCGGCCTCCTGTTCAGCAGCCAGGGCCAGATGCCGCCGCTGACCAGCAGCAGTCTAGTTTCCCAAGAGCCCCAAAACCCCACTCTGCTCTTTTCCCAAGCCAGCGTGGTGACAGTAAACCAGCAGGATCGCTCTGAGCCCATGGCCTTAGGGAACCCCGCCGATCCACGGCAGCAAGTCATGTTTCAGGAGCAACAGCCGATGCAGCTGGGCGGCAGCTCAAACAACCGGCAGGAGCAGCCCGTGGGCCTCTTCATGCCTCAGTCTAACATGGCCTCTCTGCAGGGGGGGCTGGCCGCTCAGGAGCTCGCACAGTCAGCCATGTTTGCGTCACAGAACGGCGTGGCAAACCTCCAGACGACCACCTCCTCCCCTGTTCAACAGCCAGGGACTCTGTTTCAGACCGCTGTCAGTGGGAGCATCAATCAGCCCAGCCAGCCTCAACAACCTGGCCTCTTCCTGTTTGGTATTCAGAACG AATGTGGCCAGCTGATGAACACTCCTGGAAACACGCTGTCGGATCAGCTTATAGCCATCAGCCAGTCTGGTCAGAACCAAAGAGAGAGTGACGCACACATCCAGTCTCTGCTCAGCCAGTCCATGTCCCAGTCTGGGCCTGTGCAGAACAGCATGGGCTCTCAGAACATGGAGAAGATTGATGACCTGCTGGTCAGCCTGCAGGAGTCGGGCAGCAACTTAACGCGTTCATACTAA